The Planctellipticum variicoloris DNA window GCCCTGACCGGCGTCGGATTGCTCTCTCCCTGAAACTGGACCAGAATTGGCGCCGCATCAGACTCCGCGGCGACACCGAGCGGAAGAAGTCCTGACATCGGGAAAGAGCAGATGGCGATCCTGCACCATTTCAACGGCGGCACCCTGCACGCTCCGCCGCAACCCAGAGCTGCGTGCCACTGCGTTCTGATTGAAGATCCCTGCGGCCTGGCGCTCGTCGAAACCGGGATCGGGCTGCTGGACGTCGCGGCGCCGCTGGAACGGATCGGGCAGCCGCTGATCGATATGGCCGGCTTTCAATTCCAGGAGAGCGAGACCGCAGTCCGGCAGATCGAAAAGCTCGGTTTCCGGGGCGAGGACGTGACTCAGATCGTGCTGACTCACATCGATCCGGACCATGCCGGAGGGCTGGCCGACTTTCCGCAGGCCACGATTCATGTCTCCGACGAGGAATTGGCCCATCTCGGGACCGGACACTGGCGCTATCTGCCGCAGCACTTCACGCATGGTCCGAACTGGAAGGGGTACGGGGCATCGGCCGATCGCTGGTTCGGCCTTGAGTCCCGCAGGTTGTCGCTGGGTTTCGACGCCGAGGTTCTGATGATTCCGCTCTTCGGGCACACGCTCGGACACTGCGGCGTCGCCATCCAGCAGGGGTCGCGATGGGTCCTGCACGTCGGAGATGCATACTACCTGCGGGCCGAACTTGCCACGGACGACCATCCAGTCTCGGCCCTGGCTGCGGAACGGGCCGACGACGACCGGCTCAGGCGATCCAGTCTGGCGCAACTGCGCCGACTTGCCCGGGACCACGGCGCGGAGATTGAGATGTTCGGCTATCACGACTTCTCGGAGTTCCCCGTCGGCGTTCTCTGAATCAGACATCCCGCCGCCCCATCGAGCCGCCGCACATGTCTGTCCTCTTTTCCGACGAATTCCTCTACTCGCGTTCGTCCCAGGTCTTTCATCAGACCGTGGCGCTGGGGTTGATCGTCGCCTTCGTGGCGGCGCTGAAGGTCAATGTCGGGCTCCCGCCGACGATGATTGTCGGCGGCTCCGCGATGGCGGGGTTCCTCTGCTGGCGGATGACGAATCTGCGGCGGCCGATTCAGCCGCAGCGGGTGGCGATTCTGTTTCTGCTGACGACAGCGGCGCTGCACGTCCACATGCTGGAGGAGCACGACTGCCTGTTCGGGCCGTCGATGAGCCGGCTGTTCGAGATCGCCTTTCCGACCAGCCGGTTCACCGCGATCTTCGTGTTCGCGCTGCCGACGCTGTATTACCTGACCGCGATCGGACTGCTGCTGCGATTGCCGCTGGCGGCGTTCATGGCGTGGTTCATTTTCATCGGGCCGGGGATTGCGGAGTTCACGCACTTCCTCTTTCCGCTGATCCGGCCCGCGCTGGAGCCGACCAATCCCGAGGCGATCACCGCGGTCATCAACGGCAAAACGATCGCCGACATGCCGAATCACTACTACTTTCTGACGGGCCGGTACTATTTCCCGGGGCTCTATACGGCGATTCTTCCGATGATTCCCGGCGGGTACAGCGTCTGGTGGCTGTTGCGCGAAGGGCGTCGGCTGAAGAACGAAGCCCCCGCCACACCTTGATTTGCGATGCCCCATGCTGACCCGCATCACGATCCACCACGTCGAAATGACCTCCCCGGACCAGCTTGTTCCGGCCCGGCCGGCGAAGCTGGCGTACCTGCTGATGCAGGCGCAACGCCCCAGCCCGGCGTTCAACCGATTTCTCTACACGGCGGTCGGGGGCGACTGGCGGTGGACGATGCGGCTGGAGTGGACGTGGGAGAAGTGGATGGCCTGGCTCGATCGGCCGGAGCTGGAGACGTGGGTCGCGTACGTGGATGGGACGCCGGCCGGGTATTGCGAGATGGAGCTGCAGCCGAAAGAGACGGTCGAGATCGTATCGTTCGGCCTCCTGCCGCAGTTCATCGGCCAGGGACTGGGCGGGGCGCTGCTGACGGACTGCGTGCGGCGGGCGTGGCAGTTTGGCGGCCGGCGGGTCTGGCTGCATACCTGCTCGCTGGATGCGCCGCATGCGCTGGCGGCATATCGGGCCCGCGGGTTCCGGGAGTTTGAGACGGAAGTGGTGGAGGGCGGGGTGCCGGAAAGGGCGATTGGGCCGTGGGTGGGGGCGCACGGAGACGTGCCGTCGTAGGGCCGGTTTCACCGGCCAGCTTTGATTTGTCACATCGTCAGGATGGCCGGTGGAACCGGCTCTACGGAACTACCGGCCAGAGGAGTCGCTCGCTTTAAGTTCGCTCAGAGCCTTCTCCGCTGCCTTCTGCCACTCACTTTCTTCGCGATTGCGATAGTCTACTCCTGCAATTCGTTCGGCCCCAATGAAATCCCTGCAGGCCCTCACGATAAACGCCAGGCGATAGCGATCGATCTCTGGAAAAAAGGACTCCTCCTGGAGCCACTGAGCGACAACGTCAAACGCGTCTTTAACCGCAGCAGCCTGCCTGTTCGGCTCGACAAATTCTGCGTACTGGTGTTCGCGATCTAAGGAGGAAGCCTCGACGGTTCCTGAGTCGACGCCCGCATGCTGAACTGCAAGTTCAATAATGGTATGCCAGCGATTCCAGCATCCCGGCGAAATCACCACCCCCTCAAGCAGCTTTTGCAGATCGACTTTGACGCCAATTCCGTCGTGAACCTTGGTCACATCCCAACTCGGAATCTGTCCGGGATTCGAAGCAGAGAATCGCGAAATCGTCGCTCGAAACTCCGATTCTCCTTCAAACTGCGGCTGCTTTACGTAGAAAATAGGCATTCTTTTCCAACGTTCGGCGAGGTCCGTCGAATAATCGACGTAACGGACATTGCCAAAATGAACATTCTCAACTGCATCATCAAGGGCTTTCTTAAACGCCCCGACGGTTGAACGAATCGCGACTCCCTGTCCTTGCGGCGTATAGGCCCTCCACATTATCGATGATTCGTGTTCTGCCTTTTGCCAACAGTTAATCAAGACCTGATCGCGATTCCGGTCATGCCCCTCCGCGATCCGCTGACGCACCCTGCGATGCTCATCCTCACTGGACCACTCCGACTCAGCGGGAAGTTTCATGAACGGATACCAGCCTTCCCACTTGTCGTCGAACTTCGCTGGATGCGAAAACCACAAGGTTCGCGTCGTCATCATCGACATGAACTTGTCGAAACTCAGATATCTCCAAATGACGGTTTCATCGGGAGGAATCTCCAAGTCATCGTGGGAGCGGTACGGCATGTGGATAGTCCCAATGAGCCGGGGCAGGCGAGAGATCAAGCACGAACGCACGTCCACATTTTTGCATAACTCGCTGCTATAGTGCAAACATAAGGCTGCGGGCCGGGACTCAGAGATACTGAGCCGGCACAGATAAATGTTGCTCTCACGCCCTTCGCAAAGCCTCAGGGTCGTGCCACCCAGAGTGAAGAGGCCAGGCGCGCCCGGCCCTACTCCTCCAACGCAGGCTTCCGTACCAGACCGTATAGCGTCAGCAGCAGCGCGGCCATGATTGTCACGCCGCAGACCATCAGCGAGCCGGTCACGAGCGGATGGTTGGTGCCATGGGGCGGGGGGAACTTCTCGTTGAGCGTCGGCATCAGCCTGGATGACGTACCCAGAAAGGCCGCGGCGACGCCCGCCGCTCCATTCGACCAGGTTCCGACCTGCAGCAGGGCGAACCAGGCCTTCAAGGCGAGCGGCCCCAATCGCATTTCGCGCACGAGAAACGCAAACGCGACCATCAGCACTCCGTTCGCCGTGAACTCCAGGTGCGCCATTACGATCCCGCGGAACCAGGACACGGCCGAGGGCGGAATGAACCCCACGCTGCAGCCCACCGCGATCTGCAGCACGCCGAGGATCAGCGTCCAGCGGCGGAGCGTGCTTTTTAGCGCATCAAGTTCCGTGCTCATACCAATGATCCTGCAGCGATGTCGAACGTCGCCAAGTCACCGGCCCGAGCGTACCCGGATCAGGGGAAGATGCCAACATCTGCGGCAGCACGGGACGGGCAGAGCGCCGGCGAAGACCACGCCCTTCGCAGACGCAGGGACGTGCCACCCGGATCAGAAGACGACCGGGCGCGCCAGGCCCTACGCAGACGTTGTGCACCGGCCGGCACAGCCGGCCCTACTCTTCACTCGCCACCAGCCACTCATCACTCGCCACTTCTTCAAGACAGCAGCAGTTTCAGATCGTCCGTGGTGAGGCCCTGCATCAGGCTGTTGTTCTGTTCCAGGATGGCGTCGGCGAGTTCGCGTTTCTGCTGCTGCAGGTCGGCGATCTTCTCTTCGACGGTTCCCTTGCAGATGAGCCGGTAGGCGAAGACCGGGCGGGTCTGGCCGACGCGGTGGGCGCGGTCGATCGCCTGGGTTTCCACGGCCGGGTTCCACCAGGGATCGAGGATGAAGACGTAGTCGGCGGCCGTGAGGTTGAGACCCAGGCCGCCCGCCTTCAGGCTGATCAGGAACACGCCGCACTTGTCGTCGGTCTGGAACCGCTCGACCCGTTCCTTGCGGTCGCGAGTCTGGCCGTCGAGGTACTCGTAGGTGATGTTGCGGTGGTCGAGGTGCTTCTTGACGATCGACAGCATGCTGGTGAACTGGGAGAAGACCAGCGCCTTGTGGCCTTCCTCGAGGATTTCTTCGAGCTGCGGGCAGAGGGCGTCGAGCTTGGCGCTCGAATCGTCCGCGGTGGCCCGGTCCAGCAGGGCCGGGTGACAGGCGGCCTGCCGGAGTCGCAGCAGGGCTTCGAGGACGTGCATTTTCACGCGGGCCATCCCCTGTTCGGCGACCATGCCCAGCAGCGAATCGCGGTAGTGGTCCCGCAGTTCGTTGTAGAGCCGCTGCTGCTCCTCGCCCATTTCGCAGTAGATCGTCTGCTCCAGCTTTTCGGGCAGTTCGCTGGCGACGCTCTGCTTGGTCCGGCGGAGAATCAGCGGTTTCAGGCCGCTTGCCAGGACGCGGCGGGTTTCGGTGTCGGTGGGGTCGGCGGCGTGCAGCCGGAAGACCGAGCTGCGTCCCAGCATGCCGGGATTGAGGAAATCGAAGATCGAGCAGAGATCGCCCAGGTGGTTTTCGATGGGCGTACCGCTGAGGGCGATGCGGTGCTGCGCCTGCAGCACGCGAGTGGCTTTCGCGACCTGCGAACCGGCGTTCTTGATCGCCTGGGCCTCGTCGAGGACGACGTAGTCGAACTCGACGTCCTTGAGGATCAGCACGTCCCGGCGGAGCGTGCCGTACGTTGTGAGGATCAGGTGATACTTCTCGAAGTCGGTCCGCAGCTTGGCGCGTTCGAGCCCGGTGTACTCCAGGACTTTCATATCCGGCGTGAACTTTTCGGCTTCCTGCTGCCAGTTGAACAGCAGCGACTTGGGGACGACGACGAGCGTCGGTCGTTTTTTCTCGGCCCGTTTCCGCCGGGCTTCCAGGAAAGCCAGCATCTGAATGGTTTTGCCGAGACCCATGTCGTCTGCCAGACAGCCGCCGAACCGGAAGTCTTCGAGGAACTTCAGCCAGCCGACCCCTTCGCGCTGGTAGGGTCGGAGTTCGCCCCTGAACGACGCCGGTTCCTTGACCTGCTGAATCCCTTCGAAATCCCGCAGACGCTGGCAGGTGTCGGTGAATTGCGCGTCGTAGTCGACCGAGGGTTGAGTCGAAAGCAGGGCGTCCAGCAGGCCGGCCTGGACCATGCTGAAGCGCAGGTGCTCGCCGTCGGCCTGGCCGAGTCCCGCCAGCCCGCCCCAGCGATTGATCCACTCTTCGGGGAGAATCCCCAGCGAACCGTCGTCGAGGAGAATGGTGCCGTCGCCGCGGGCCAATGCGGCCAGCAGTTCGGGGAAGCTGACGCGTTGCCCGTCGAAATCGACGTCGCCGTGGAGTTCGAACCAGTCGAGCCCGGAGCGGACCTGGAACTTCATTTCCTGCGGCTGACGGACCTGTTTGCCGTCGGCGCGGATCTGCCAGCCGAGGCCGACCAGTCTACGGACTGCGTGGCCCAGATCGCGGGCGTTGACTTCCACGTCGTGCTGGCCGCGGCGCTGATCGAGCAGCCGGCGGAAGCCGTTGTCCTGCAATTGCGACCAGAGTTCGGCTTCGCGCTGGCGGTCGCGCAGCAGGCAGCGCGAAGCATGCCGCTGGACGATGGCCCAGCGGGGGCTGGAGCCCCGCACGGTGGCGCCGTCGTAGCTGAAGAGGACTTCGGCCTTGAGGCGGTCGTGCTGCCAGCGCGACTTGCCGGGGGCATGCACCGACAATTGCGGCGCCGGCGTGAACGTGACTTCTTCGAGCGTCAGCTCGGGAGGGAGTTCGAGCCGCGGCAGGGCGGGCATATCGAGCAGCCGGTCGACCAGCTCGTGTTCTTCGCCGCTGGGGACCTGAATGTCATCCGTGCGTCGCAGGAGCGGGGCCCAGGAGAAGGCGTCAAAATCCTCGAACGGGGCGATGAATTTCGGAGTGACGAACAATCCGCCCGGCACGAGCAACTCCGGCTCGCGAATCGAGAGGCGTTCTTCGCCGCGACGCAACAACCCGTGGAGCCGCCAGGTGTCTTTTTCGGGGGACTGTTCGACCTGCAGGCAGAGTTCCCAAAGTCCGCCGTCGTCCCACTGCAGAATGTCGGTGACGCGTTCGTCGCCGGCGAGGCGTACGCGCCCGGTGCTGCACATGGCGGGCAGTAGAAGCTGGCAGAGGTCGTAGGGGACGCGATAGCGGTGCGCGGCGGCGAAGGTTTCGGTCGCATTGCCGGAGGTCCGGTCGGGGGTTCCGCCGACGAGGTGGGCGAGAATCCGGCGGTCTTCGTCGTCGTCGATTTCCTCGAAGCGGCCCGGCTTCAGCTTGAGGGGCTTCAGCTTTCCCCACTCGCCGTTGGCCCGGCGCTGCCGCTGCGAGGTCTGAATGATGATCGTTTCGGCGTCGTCGCTGCCGGCGACGTCGATTTCGTAAAAGATCTGCCGTTCGGCCCCCTGCCCGGCGGCTGCCGACGGATCGTCGTCGTGCATCGCCCGGCGGAGCTCGCTGAGTTTCGTTTCCCACTCGCGCAGCGGCGGCGGGGCGACGGCGACTTTCTTGACGCGTTCGGCGGTCTTGACGGCAAGTCGCGTCTCGCCGACCGGGACGTCGTCTTCTTCGTCCCAGTCATCGAGGGGCAGTTCGAGATTGAACGGATCGTCCTCGACGGCGAAGGGCGGCACGTAACCGGGCTTGGCGGCGCCGGTGAGGTAGTTGCCGGCGTCGGTCGCCAGAACGGTGGCCCAGAGGTGCTTGCAGTGGGGATTGCTCGAAGGGTTCGCCGATGTCCCCATGCAACTGCACGACAGCTTCAGGCTCGTTTCGTCGCGGGAAAGCTGTGTCTGATATTCCACGCCGTCGCGAACCACGGCGAAGAGACTTTCCGGGGTGACGCGAACGACCGAGACCCGCTCCGCCTGAAGGTATGCAGCGCCGCGAAACTTGATGTCGCCGCGAAACTTACTCTCCATCAACTCCGACAACGTCATGAAACCGTCCCTGAACCACTTTCGAGCGCCCGCCTGGCTCCCGTCCGTCGCCTGCGATGAAGGCCACCGCCGCGCCGCACGGGATCGGGCAACATAGAACAAAGCGAGAACGGCGTACAGACCGCCGCTCTCGCGCATCGGACCAGCGTACACGACGCTGACAAGCCGGGCCACTCAGGCTGCTCGGTCAAGGCCAGAATTCCTGCCAAAGCGGGATTTCTGCGACGCAAGACAGCGATCATCGGTCCGTGAAACGTGCTCGCCGCCTGCACGTCCGGTGCTTCGAGGCGTCCCGACGCGGTATTATACTCGACGCCCCCGCTTCACGGCGATGCACGAACGCCGGTTCTCTCGACGGCTCGTTGCGAGCTGCAGTAGAATCGGGGGGAATTGTCTTTCCGGAGCTTGCTGATCGATGGCCCAGTCCCCGCCCCCCGTCCTGTCCGAAGCCGAAGTCCGTCAATGGTTCGCCACACAAGTTCCGCTGGACGATTTTCGCGGCAAGCGGGTACTGCTGATCATTCCGGACGCCACCCGCACGGCGCCGCTGCCGCTGCTGTTCGACGCGCTGTTTCACCGTCTTCGACCGGTGGTGGCGCAGTTCGACGTCCTCGTGGCGCTGGGTACGCATCCGCCGCTGTCGGAGACGCAGATCTGCAAGCTGCTCGGCATCACTGAGGACGAGCGGCAGAAGCTGTTCTTTCAGACCGGACTGTTCAATCACGAATGGGACCGCGAGGATCGGCTGCTGAATCTCGGCACGCTGACGAAGGACGAAACGTCTGAGCTGTCGGGCGGCCTGCTGTCGCTGGAAGTACCGGTCAAAATCAATTCCCGGATCAAGGACTACGACACGCTGCTGGTTCTCGGGCCGGTATTCCCGCACGAAGTGGTGGGATTCTCGGGGGGCAACAAGTACTTCTTCCCGGGGATCGCCGGCGCGGAGATTCTGAACTTCTTCCATTGGCTCGGGGCGCTGATCACCAACCACGAGATCATCGGCGTCAAGGACACGCCCGTCCGCCGGGTGGTCGACCGGGCGGCCTCGCTGATTCCCGTCGAACGCCGGGCGATCACGTTTGCCGTCGCGGCCGACGCCAGCCTGCATGGACTGTGCTATGGCACGCCCGAAGTGGCGTGGAACGGGGCGGCGGATCTGTCGAGCCAGATTCACATCAAGCGGTATCCGAAGCCGTTCAAGCAGGTCCTGTCATGCGCCCCGCCGATGTACGATGAGCTGTGGGTTGCCGGCAAGTGCATGTACAAGCTCGAACCGGTTGTCGCGGACAGCGGCGAGCTGATTATTTACGCCCCGCACATGCACGAGGTTTCAATCGTCCACGGCAGGCTGATCAAGGAAATCGGCTACCACGTCCGGGACTACTTCACGAAACAGTGGGACAAGTTCAAGGATTACCCGTGGGGCGTTCTGGCCCATTCGACCCACGTGCGGGGGGGCGGCACGTTTGAAAACGGCGTCGAGCGTCCGCGGGTCCAGGTCACGCTGGCGTCCGCGATTTCCCCCGAGGAGTGCGCGAAGATCAACCTCGGCTATCGCGACCCCGCCACGATTAACGTGGAATCCTTCGCCGATCGAGAAAATGAGGGAATTCTGCTCGTCCGGAAGGCGGGTGAGTATCTTTATCGGCTGGGGTAACCCGATTTGGACAAAGAGAAGAACGGTGAGCCTCGAAGACTCGACTCACCCTACCCGGACAGGCGGATCTCACGCACGCGTGACAAGCTGCGGCGAACGTCGCACAATGTCGTCTCGCCGACCGGCGGATTGGCAGTTTTCGGCTTTGAGTTCCCGTGATTTCGCGGAGCGTTTTCCAGCATGGCCTTCTCGTCCACCGACGTTACTTCCCGCCTGCAGTTCGGTCTCCAGGTCGCCCGCGAGGCGCAGGAGCTGATTCTCGGTCATTACCAGAGCCCTGACCTGCAGGTCGACAGCAAGCGCGATACCTCCCCGGTCACTGAAGCCGACCGCGGCGCCGAACTGCTGATCCGGGATCGGCTGTCGCATGCGTTTCCGAACGACGCCGTGCTGGGGGAAGAATTCCCCGAGAAATCCGGCACGACCAGCTTCCGCTGGATTCTGGACCCGGTCGACGGAACCAAGTCGTTCGTCCACGGCGTTCCGCTGTTCGGCACGCTGATCGGCATCGAACACATTGACGGCGACAGGAAGTCTTGCGTGGCAGGCATCTGTCGTTTCCCGGCGCTCAACGAAGTCGTTTATGCGGCGAAGGGCGAGGGAGCGTGGTGGCAGATTGGCGACGCCGCTCCGCGCCGGGCGCGAGTTTCGACGGTTTCCACGATGGAAGCCGCGACGTTCTGCACGACGAACATGGCCCGCTGGGAGAAGATCGGCCGGCGGCCGGCCTTTGATACGCTGCTGCGGACGGTCGGCCTCGCCCGAGGGTGGGGAGACTGCTTCGGTCACATCCTGGTCGCGACCGGCCGGGCGGAAGTCATGGTCGACCCGGCGTTGAACCCGTGGGACGCGGCAGCGCTGGTGCCGATTCTGGAAGAAGCCGGCGGGCATTTTATCGACTGGAAGGGCCAGCCGACGATTTACGGCGGCAACGGGATTTCCGTGAACGGGGCGCTCAAAGATGAGATCCTCAAGATTGTGAATCTGTAGCGGATCAGCAGGTCGAGCCCGATGACGATTTTGACCGTGGAAGGCGATGTGCTCGATCAACCGGTCGAGGTCATCGTCAACGCCTGGAATCGCAACGTCATTCCGTGGTGGCTGCTGCTGCCTCAGGGTGTCTCGGGGGCAATCAAACGCCGGGCGGGCCTCGGCCCGTTTCGCGAGCTTGGCCGGAGGGGACCGATTCCACTCGGTGGGGCGGTGCTGACGTCCGCCGGGAAACTGCCCTTTCGCGGCATCATTCATGTGGCGGGGATCAATCTGCTGTGGAGGTCATCACAGCGTTCCGTTCGGCTGTCGACCCAAAGTGCGATGCAGTTGGCGATTGAGCACGGTTTTGCGTCCATTGCGTTCCCGCTGATCGGGGCTGGTTCGGGCGGCGGACGTCCCGAACAAATTGAAGCCTGGATGCAGGAAGAACTCGGACAGATTGCGTTTTCCGGAGAAATTCTAATCGTCCGCTTTCGCCCAAATCGACGCTGAGGGTGCGTCTTACAGTTGAAGAATTGGAGACAGACAGGAATGTCTGTCCCACCCGAAGAGATTACCTCTGAAAAGGTGGTCCAGACATTCCTGTCTGGGCGATTCCCCGCCATTCTTCGACACGCTGTCAACGGATCATCGGCCCGCGAAACTGCAAGGGTTATTTCGGTCGTTCGGGGTGATTCGCGAAACGCGACCAGACGTCCACGTCTCCGCTCTCGACATCCGGCCGCGCGCGCCCGACAATCTCCGCGCGGGTCTGACCAGGGATGGTTCTCGAATTCACACGTTTCACATGATGGGAACCATTCCATGAAAATCGCCGGCGTCCAGATGGATGTGCGGATCGGCGATGTCGCCGGCAATCTGCAACGGATGCGGGAGCACTTCGTCGAGGCCCGTCGGAACGGGGCGACGCTCGTCGTCTTCCCGGAATGCGCGGTCCCCGGCTATTGCTTCGACAGCCGCGAGGAAGCCCTCGAATTCGCCCAGCCGGTCCCGGGGCCCGCGGTGCAGTTCATGACCGGCGTCTGCCGGGAACATGGCGGCCTGGCGGCGTTCGGAATGCTCGAAGCCGACGGATCACGGCTGTTCAATACCGCGGTCCTGGTCGGACCGGACGGTCTCGTCAGCCGCTACCGCAAGGTGCATCTTCCTTTCCTGGGCGTCGACCGCTTCACCGATTACGGCGATGAGCCGTTCTCCGTCACCGAAGCGGACGGCGTGCGGATCGGTCTCAATATCTGCTACGACGCCGGCTTTCCGGAACCGGCCCGCTGCCTGGCGCTGCTGGGAGCGGATCTGATCGTGCTGCCGACGAACTGGCCCCCCGGCGCCGAGTGCGCGGCCGACTACGCGATCAATACGCGATCGCTCGAAAACACGGTCTATTACATCGCGGTCAATCGCGTGGGCGAAGAGCGCGGCTTCAAGTTCATCGGCCAGAGCCGGATCTGCGACCCGCTCGGTCGGACGCTGGCCGCCGCGGCCCACACCGACGAGTGCATCCTCTACGCCGACATCGACCCGGCGAAGGCCCGCCAGAAGCACAGCATCCGGATTCCGGGGACGAACGAGGTGAACCGGATCGCCGATCGACGGCCGGAGATGTACGGGGAGATTGTGCGTCCGCATTCGCTGAAGCGGCCGGGGCGGGGCTGAGAGGGGAAGAGAATTCGAATGTCGAATGACGAATGACGAATGACGAAGGCGGAATGTCGAAAGGCTGAGGCTGGAGCCGACCGCCATTCCGCAACGGCTGACGGTTTCTGAGTTCCGGCAGCGACGCCGCCTGCCAAGACAAAGCTTGACCGACCAGACCCCGGTTCCTGTACTATTGCTCCTGGCAGGTGCAGGAGCAATCGGGAAGGAATGGGCGATGCGATGGCTGAAATTGCTCGTCGTACTGTCGATGGTCGGCGGATGTGGCAAGCCGTCTGTTCCTCCTTCTGCGGTTTCCGCTCAACTGCAACCTGCGTCTCCGCCGGATCAGGAAATCGTGTCGTTCCTCAAGGGGAACATCATGGCCGGCTGGAAAGACTTGCCGGACTCCGCGCCGCTGGAAAACGTTCCGCAGATCGTTGCGACGGAACAGACCGGCGAGAAACTGACCGTGACGATCCGAAACACGGGGAAAACGACTCTGACGTACGCGGGCAGTAGTCCGACTGAGATCCAGCTCTATGACGAACTGTTCGAGGACGGCGTCTGGAAGCAAATGGGTTACCAGTGGTGCGGCACCGGCATGGAAAACTATTCTCTTCGCCCTGGGCAATCGGTTGATCTCCATGTGAAGTTCTGGAGTCGTGACTACCGCGACCGGATGTTGGCGTATTTACGGGAGCAGGGAACGGAGCGAGCGGGGCTGGTCGTGTTAGCGACGGAATCGGAAGAGTAGCGGTCGCCTCCTTGATGCTGTGCAGCGGGGACTGCGCAGGACCGGCTGGAAGCCTGTCCTGCGGGACTCTGCCCGTGTCACCTCCGTGCCCTCAGTGTCCTTCGTGGTTTAATTCGCCTCTGGACTACTCTGCGGCCTTTGCACTTCGCTCTGCGTCTCTGCGCGAGATCTTCCCTCCCCTGCCCCGCTTCGCACTTGTCCGCTACAATGTCCTGACACCGTTCCGCGCGCCTCCCTCGACGCACCGGGTCTGTCGGCATGTCGTTTCTGAATCCTGTGTACCTGCTCGCCCTGGGACTCGTCCTCGTCCCCGTGGTGCTGCATCTGCTGCTCAAGGCCAAGCCGAAGAAGCTCATTTTCCCGGCCCTCCGGCTGATTCAGTCTCGCAAGCAGCAGAATTCCCGCCGGTTCCGTCTCCGACACCTCTGGCTGCTGCTGCTCCGGATGCTGGTCATCGGCGGACTGGTGCTGGCGCTGACCCGGCCGACTTTGCCGGCTGCGAACTATGGGCTCTCGCGGCGGGAATGGCTGACCGCGCTGGCCGTGCTTGCGGTCTCGCT harbors:
- a CDS encoding MBL fold metallo-hydrolase, which produces MAILHHFNGGTLHAPPQPRAACHCVLIEDPCGLALVETGIGLLDVAAPLERIGQPLIDMAGFQFQESETAVRQIEKLGFRGEDVTQIVLTHIDPDHAGGLADFPQATIHVSDEELAHLGTGHWRYLPQHFTHGPNWKGYGASADRWFGLESRRLSLGFDAEVLMIPLFGHTLGHCGVAIQQGSRWVLHVGDAYYLRAELATDDHPVSALAAERADDDRLRRSSLAQLRRLARDHGAEIEMFGYHDFSEFPVGVL
- a CDS encoding GNAT family N-acetyltransferase, with translation MLTRITIHHVEMTSPDQLVPARPAKLAYLLMQAQRPSPAFNRFLYTAVGGDWRWTMRLEWTWEKWMAWLDRPELETWVAYVDGTPAGYCEMELQPKETVEIVSFGLLPQFIGQGLGGALLTDCVRRAWQFGGRRVWLHTCSLDAPHALAAYRARGFREFETEVVEGGVPERAIGPWVGAHGDVPS
- a CDS encoding DUF2971 domain-containing protein, which produces MPYRSHDDLEIPPDETVIWRYLSFDKFMSMMTTRTLWFSHPAKFDDKWEGWYPFMKLPAESEWSSEDEHRRVRQRIAEGHDRNRDQVLINCWQKAEHESSIMWRAYTPQGQGVAIRSTVGAFKKALDDAVENVHFGNVRYVDYSTDLAERWKRMPIFYVKQPQFEGESEFRATISRFSASNPGQIPSWDVTKVHDGIGVKVDLQKLLEGVVISPGCWNRWHTIIELAVQHAGVDSGTVEASSLDREHQYAEFVEPNRQAAAVKDAFDVVAQWLQEESFFPEIDRYRLAFIVRACRDFIGAERIAGVDYRNREESEWQKAAEKALSELKASDSSGR
- a CDS encoding DEAD/DEAH box helicase translates to MTLSELMESKFRGDIKFRGAAYLQAERVSVVRVTPESLFAVVRDGVEYQTQLSRDETSLKLSCSCMGTSANPSSNPHCKHLWATVLATDAGNYLTGAAKPGYVPPFAVEDDPFNLELPLDDWDEEDDVPVGETRLAVKTAERVKKVAVAPPPLREWETKLSELRRAMHDDDPSAAAGQGAERQIFYEIDVAGSDDAETIIIQTSQRQRRANGEWGKLKPLKLKPGRFEEIDDDEDRRILAHLVGGTPDRTSGNATETFAAAHRYRVPYDLCQLLLPAMCSTGRVRLAGDERVTDILQWDDGGLWELCLQVEQSPEKDTWRLHGLLRRGEERLSIREPELLVPGGLFVTPKFIAPFEDFDAFSWAPLLRRTDDIQVPSGEEHELVDRLLDMPALPRLELPPELTLEEVTFTPAPQLSVHAPGKSRWQHDRLKAEVLFSYDGATVRGSSPRWAIVQRHASRCLLRDRQREAELWSQLQDNGFRRLLDQRRGQHDVEVNARDLGHAVRRLVGLGWQIRADGKQVRQPQEMKFQVRSGLDWFELHGDVDFDGQRVSFPELLAALARGDGTILLDDGSLGILPEEWINRWGGLAGLGQADGEHLRFSMVQAGLLDALLSTQPSVDYDAQFTDTCQRLRDFEGIQQVKEPASFRGELRPYQREGVGWLKFLEDFRFGGCLADDMGLGKTIQMLAFLEARRKRAEKKRPTLVVVPKSLLFNWQQEAEKFTPDMKVLEYTGLERAKLRTDFEKYHLILTTYGTLRRDVLILKDVEFDYVVLDEAQAIKNAGSQVAKATRVLQAQHRIALSGTPIENHLGDLCSIFDFLNPGMLGRSSVFRLHAADPTDTETRRVLASGLKPLILRRTKQSVASELPEKLEQTIYCEMGEEQQRLYNELRDHYRDSLLGMVAEQGMARVKMHVLEALLRLRQAACHPALLDRATADDSSAKLDALCPQLEEILEEGHKALVFSQFTSMLSIVKKHLDHRNITYEYLDGQTRDRKERVERFQTDDKCGVFLISLKAGGLGLNLTAADYVFILDPWWNPAVETQAIDRAHRVGQTRPVFAYRLICKGTVEEKIADLQQQKRELADAILEQNNSLMQGLTTDDLKLLLS
- a CDS encoding lactate racemase domain-containing protein; amino-acid sequence: MAQSPPPVLSEAEVRQWFATQVPLDDFRGKRVLLIIPDATRTAPLPLLFDALFHRLRPVVAQFDVLVALGTHPPLSETQICKLLGITEDERQKLFFQTGLFNHEWDREDRLLNLGTLTKDETSELSGGLLSLEVPVKINSRIKDYDTLLVLGPVFPHEVVGFSGGNKYFFPGIAGAEILNFFHWLGALITNHEIIGVKDTPVRRVVDRAASLIPVERRAITFAVAADASLHGLCYGTPEVAWNGAADLSSQIHIKRYPKPFKQVLSCAPPMYDELWVAGKCMYKLEPVVADSGELIIYAPHMHEVSIVHGRLIKEIGYHVRDYFTKQWDKFKDYPWGVLAHSTHVRGGGTFENGVERPRVQVTLASAISPEECAKINLGYRDPATINVESFADRENEGILLVRKAGEYLYRLG
- the hisN gene encoding histidinol-phosphatase; amino-acid sequence: MAFSSTDVTSRLQFGLQVAREAQELILGHYQSPDLQVDSKRDTSPVTEADRGAELLIRDRLSHAFPNDAVLGEEFPEKSGTTSFRWILDPVDGTKSFVHGVPLFGTLIGIEHIDGDRKSCVAGICRFPALNEVVYAAKGEGAWWQIGDAAPRRARVSTVSTMEAATFCTTNMARWEKIGRRPAFDTLLRTVGLARGWGDCFGHILVATGRAEVMVDPALNPWDAAALVPILEEAGGHFIDWKGQPTIYGGNGISVNGALKDEILKIVNL